One part of the Lapillicoccus jejuensis genome encodes these proteins:
- a CDS encoding PAS domain S-box protein: MDLTPRPGTTSSATPAAVEPPPDEPPGDGAHLDAVMRALVDVSPVAVVAVDGTGTVVFANPQAQALSGWGEDLLGLPVEVLVPDDRVERHRMLRDDYLEAPEFREFHHGAGLWWKRRDGGLVPVDISLTPVELAPGRSWTFAAATDVTERVRAQEQVLDLTRSYRMLAEVNQAILRSDGLGEVLQATCRVAVEEGGFLAAWLGRARPDGDTVVVDAIAGPARDLVGPVGTLVALGDRRLSGVTAAALRTGHSRAWAQVSGPAHEPLPTPVADLGVVDAVALPVREVDGELVVLTLYDGRADVFVPSLVRMLEQVAFNLALAVERFEDKARVERLAAHRRDLSARLLSAQEDERRRLAAELHDDPIQTLAATELRISMLRSRMTPGRESRPGDPAEPEKVLGMVDTVRDGIRAAITSLRDVLTGLEPPSLATSWEEAVCTTAGQVLETSMTRWSVVASPDGAALRRWDGARGAQALRIVQEALVNVRDHADAAQVEVRTHPVDGGVEVTVTDDGVGLPEEGVHPRRGHRGVQTMQDRAETMGGWCRLERVRTGGTRVRFFLPAVESG; the protein is encoded by the coding sequence GTGGACCTCACCCCACGACCCGGTACGACGTCGTCCGCGACGCCGGCCGCCGTCGAGCCCCCGCCCGACGAGCCCCCCGGCGACGGCGCGCACCTCGACGCGGTCATGCGCGCCCTGGTCGACGTCAGCCCGGTCGCGGTCGTGGCGGTGGACGGGACGGGGACCGTCGTCTTCGCCAACCCCCAGGCGCAGGCGCTCAGCGGGTGGGGCGAGGACCTCCTGGGCCTCCCGGTCGAGGTGCTGGTGCCCGACGACCGGGTCGAGCGGCACCGGATGCTGCGCGACGACTACCTCGAGGCGCCGGAGTTCCGCGAGTTCCACCACGGCGCCGGACTGTGGTGGAAGCGGCGGGACGGCGGCCTCGTCCCCGTCGACATCAGCCTGACCCCCGTCGAGCTCGCGCCCGGTCGGTCCTGGACCTTCGCCGCGGCCACCGACGTCACGGAGCGGGTGCGGGCGCAGGAGCAGGTGCTCGACCTGACCCGCAGCTACCGGATGCTGGCGGAGGTCAACCAGGCCATCCTGCGCTCCGACGGTCTCGGCGAGGTCCTCCAGGCCACCTGCCGGGTCGCCGTCGAGGAGGGCGGGTTCCTCGCCGCCTGGCTCGGTCGCGCCCGCCCCGACGGCGACACCGTCGTCGTGGACGCGATCGCGGGCCCGGCCCGCGACCTGGTCGGACCGGTCGGCACCCTCGTCGCCCTCGGCGACCGGCGGCTGTCAGGAGTCACCGCGGCCGCCCTGCGCACCGGCCACTCACGCGCCTGGGCTCAGGTCTCCGGTCCCGCGCACGAGCCGCTGCCCACCCCCGTCGCCGACCTCGGGGTCGTCGACGCCGTCGCCCTGCCGGTCCGCGAGGTGGACGGCGAGCTCGTCGTCCTGACCCTCTACGACGGGCGCGCCGACGTCTTCGTCCCCAGCCTGGTCCGGATGCTCGAGCAGGTGGCGTTCAACCTCGCCCTCGCCGTCGAGCGCTTCGAGGACAAGGCGCGGGTGGAGCGGCTCGCCGCCCACCGTCGCGACCTGTCCGCCCGCCTGCTCAGCGCCCAGGAGGACGAGCGCCGCCGGCTGGCGGCCGAGCTGCACGACGACCCGATCCAGACGCTCGCCGCGACCGAGCTGCGGATCAGCATGCTGCGCAGCCGCATGACCCCCGGTCGGGAGTCCCGGCCGGGCGACCCGGCCGAGCCGGAGAAGGTCCTTGGCATGGTGGACACCGTCCGGGACGGGATCAGGGCGGCCATCACCTCCCTGCGCGACGTCCTCACCGGTCTCGAGCCGCCCAGCCTCGCCACGTCGTGGGAGGAGGCGGTGTGCACCACCGCAGGACAGGTGCTGGAGACGTCGATGACGCGGTGGAGCGTCGTCGCGTCGCCCGACGGCGCCGCGCTCAGGCGGTGGGACGGCGCTCGCGGCGCCCAGGCGCTGCGGATCGTGCAGGAGGCGCTCGTCAACGTGCGCGACCACGCCGACGCGGCCCAGGTCGAGGTGCGCACGCACCCGGTCGACGGCGGGGTCGAGGTGACCGTGACCGACGACGGCGTGGGCCTGCCCGAGGAGGGCGTGCACCCCCGGCGCGGGCACCGGGGCGTGCAGACGATGCAGGACCGGGCCGAGACGATGGGCGGCTGGTGCCGGCTCGAGCGGGTGCGCACCGGCGGGACCCGCGTGCGGTTCTTCCTCCCCGCGGTCGAGTCCGGCTGA